Proteins from one Prosthecobacter sp. genomic window:
- a CDS encoding RDD family protein codes for MVQYHLARNGQQLGVFSEDEVRSGMTTGQFLSDDLLWSEGMSDWEPAGGRFQAAVVALPQSPAVTDSTAYNPYAAPKANVLPAAAANVQLASLGKRLGAFLLDALVGMVVIGVPYFILMMELGAGGKSGQEPEFTPTAIGSLVCLLLGGLGLLVINLMLLTTRGQSLGKMWLGIRIVSHPDAQLPGFVRAVLLRAFVNGLIGAVPCLGGIYSIVDGCFVFRDDRRCIHDLIAGTQVIEGNPPKA; via the coding sequence ACCACCGGTCAGTTCCTGTCCGATGACCTGCTGTGGTCCGAGGGAATGTCAGACTGGGAGCCTGCGGGCGGGCGCTTCCAAGCCGCAGTAGTTGCACTGCCGCAAAGTCCGGCGGTGACCGACTCTACAGCCTACAACCCCTATGCTGCTCCGAAGGCGAATGTGCTGCCCGCCGCCGCCGCGAATGTCCAGCTTGCGTCCCTGGGCAAACGCCTCGGCGCATTTTTGCTGGATGCCTTGGTGGGCATGGTGGTGATCGGTGTTCCTTATTTTATCCTCATGATGGAGCTGGGTGCTGGAGGGAAAAGTGGGCAGGAGCCCGAGTTTACTCCCACAGCCATTGGCTCGTTGGTGTGTTTGCTGCTGGGAGGTCTTGGGCTGCTGGTCATCAACCTTATGCTGCTCACCACCCGGGGGCAGTCTCTTGGCAAGATGTGGCTCGGCATCCGCATCGTCAGCCACCCGGACGCCCAGTTGCCGGGCTTTGTGAGGGCGGTGTTGCTGCGTGCTTTCGTCAACGGTCTCATCGGTGCGGTGCCATGCCTCGGAGGCATCTATTCCATCGTGGATGGGTGTTTTGTGTTTCGCGACGACCGTCGCTGCATCCATGATTTGATCGCCGGCACGCAGGTCATCGAGGGCAATCCGCCCAAGGCTTGA
- a CDS encoding metallopeptidase family protein, translating into MRYERLQSIATSVVKSVLLSLPEQIRTEAADCRIEFCEMDALIDIDEDLDPDLLGLFEGNARCDPLPAAPDEMPRIRLFLDNLWDDCNGDLATYRSEVRITFLHELGHYLGLDEDEVAALGLA; encoded by the coding sequence ATGCGCTACGAACGTCTCCAATCCATCGCCACCAGCGTGGTGAAGTCCGTCCTGCTCTCATTGCCTGAGCAGATTCGCACTGAAGCAGCCGACTGCCGTATCGAGTTCTGCGAGATGGATGCGCTGATCGACATCGACGAAGATCTCGATCCCGATCTGCTCGGTCTCTTTGAAGGCAATGCCCGCTGCGATCCCCTGCCCGCCGCGCCGGATGAAATGCCGCGCATCCGACTCTTCCTGGACAACCTGTGGGACGACTGCAATGGCGATCTGGCCACCTATCGCAGCGAAGTGCGCATCACTTTTCTCCACGAACTCGGACACTACCTCGGCCTGGATGAGGATGAGGTCGCGGCACTGGGACTGGCGTGA
- a CDS encoding M1 family aminopeptidase, whose protein sequence is MRLHHLFLAAALLVSSAFADSFDCRHCEKHLLPQPIKLIAGRKYARDRRVDVLHLKLDVMPDFAKRTVSGTATLRFKPIALPLAKLELDAVDLNIAEVKAEGAKVAEHEVTNEKLIVTFASAIAPEAEVTLTVKYSAQPEHGLYFRTPEMGYKAGDTQVWSQGEAELHRFWFPSYDYPNERFTSEVICHVPKGMQVVSNGTLQSEKPGGQDLVTFHWLQNQPHVNYLIALAAGNFHKLEDKAGKLPLAMLVPPSHAAQAANAFTDTRKIIEFYQKEIGVPFAWDKYWQVYCLDFLAGGMENTSCTFEASDMLFNADTEELRTLHRLDAHETAHQWFGDLVTCRDWAHLWLNEGFASYYTILYEEQKLGADAMKYSLWLEAQEVFGANDTRPIVWRDYGDPMQQFDNRAYPKGAWVLHMLRSQLGPDLFRKCIKTYLERHHSGIVSTDDLQDVVEEVSGLSFDQFFDQWLHHGGVPELKIDHNWDAASKLAKITVRQTQKLSDQVRLFRVPLPVSFKVAGQKEPLHFLMDVSKEVEDFHFTLPAQPELVRIDPDFTVLAKISFTQPGPMLDKQLESDLIGRLLAVRTLDRKHIAKLGKILREDKFHAVRSEAAKVLAKLGEPEARAELITSSANQKHAATRKAVVQALASLHTPESRETLWKMAQSEQNPAILATLIETWSARPGEPTVSEALKKHLAASSYQSSLELAAIKALRAQDDESSVPAILTRLQQPHELRGRDASTAFETLAFLARRPTNPNRDAVRDFLAEKLSDPRRDWRVAAAKALGTLRDPKALGLLDLLLAISGGDRIDPVREASAKAAQDIRAGLESPADLKNLWDRVQQLQKKAEDQQKEIETLKKKPQTAKK, encoded by the coding sequence ATGCGTCTCCATCACCTCTTTCTCGCCGCCGCATTGCTCGTTTCGAGCGCTTTTGCTGATTCCTTCGACTGCCGACATTGTGAGAAGCATCTGCTGCCGCAGCCGATCAAGCTCATCGCCGGTCGGAAGTATGCGCGGGATCGACGTGTCGATGTTTTGCATCTGAAGCTCGATGTGATGCCGGATTTCGCCAAACGCACCGTTTCCGGCACGGCGACGTTGCGGTTCAAGCCCATCGCGCTGCCGCTGGCGAAGCTGGAGCTCGACGCGGTGGATTTGAACATCGCCGAAGTGAAGGCCGAAGGCGCGAAGGTGGCCGAGCATGAGGTGACGAATGAAAAACTGATCGTCACTTTCGCCTCCGCCATCGCACCCGAGGCCGAAGTCACGCTGACCGTGAAGTATTCGGCGCAGCCCGAGCACGGGCTTTATTTCCGCACCCCGGAGATGGGTTACAAGGCAGGTGACACGCAAGTCTGGAGCCAGGGGGAGGCGGAGCTGCATCGCTTCTGGTTCCCGAGCTACGACTACCCGAACGAGCGCTTCACCAGCGAGGTCATCTGCCATGTGCCGAAGGGCATGCAGGTCGTTTCCAACGGCACGCTGCAAAGCGAGAAACCCGGCGGTCAGGACCTCGTCACGTTTCACTGGCTGCAAAACCAGCCGCATGTGAACTACCTCATCGCACTCGCGGCAGGTAATTTTCACAAGCTGGAGGACAAGGCGGGCAAACTGCCGCTGGCGATGCTCGTGCCGCCCTCGCATGCCGCGCAAGCAGCGAACGCATTCACCGACACGCGGAAGATCATCGAGTTTTACCAAAAGGAGATCGGCGTGCCTTTCGCGTGGGACAAATACTGGCAGGTCTATTGCCTCGATTTCCTGGCCGGTGGCATGGAGAACACGAGTTGCACCTTCGAAGCGTCCGACATGCTCTTCAACGCGGACACGGAGGAGCTGCGCACGCTGCATCGTCTCGACGCGCACGAGACCGCGCACCAGTGGTTCGGCGATCTCGTCACCTGCCGCGACTGGGCGCACCTGTGGCTGAACGAGGGCTTCGCCAGCTACTACACCATCCTTTACGAGGAGCAGAAACTCGGCGCCGACGCGATGAAATACTCGCTCTGGCTGGAGGCGCAGGAAGTTTTCGGCGCTAACGACACACGGCCCATCGTCTGGCGCGACTACGGCGACCCCATGCAGCAGTTCGACAATCGGGCGTATCCCAAGGGCGCGTGGGTGCTGCACATGCTGCGCAGCCAGCTTGGCCCCGATTTGTTCCGCAAGTGCATCAAAACCTATCTCGAACGCCATCACAGCGGCATCGTGAGCACGGATGATTTACAGGATGTCGTCGAGGAGGTCAGCGGCCTGTCATTCGACCAGTTCTTCGATCAATGGCTGCACCACGGCGGCGTGCCTGAACTGAAAATCGATCACAATTGGGATGCCGCCTCCAAACTGGCAAAAATCACCGTACGGCAGACGCAAAAACTCAGCGATCAGGTGCGCCTGTTCCGTGTGCCGCTGCCGGTGAGTTTCAAAGTGGCTGGGCAGAAAGAGCCGCTGCACTTCTTGATGGATGTCAGCAAAGAGGTCGAGGATTTCCACTTCACGCTGCCCGCGCAGCCGGAACTCGTGCGCATCGACCCGGATTTCACCGTGCTGGCAAAGATCAGCTTCACACAGCCCGGTCCGATGCTCGACAAACAGCTCGAATCCGACCTGATCGGCCGTCTTTTGGCCGTGCGGACGCTGGATCGCAAACACATCGCCAAACTCGGCAAAATCCTGCGCGAGGACAAATTTCATGCGGTGCGCAGCGAAGCCGCCAAAGTGCTCGCGAAGCTCGGTGAACCAGAAGCACGCGCTGAATTGATCACCAGCAGCGCGAATCAAAAACACGCCGCAACACGCAAAGCCGTCGTTCAAGCTCTCGCCAGCCTCCACACGCCTGAATCCCGCGAAACATTGTGGAAGATGGCCCAGAGCGAGCAAAATCCCGCCATTCTTGCCACCCTCATCGAGACCTGGAGCGCACGACCCGGCGAGCCGACGGTCAGCGAGGCTTTGAAGAAGCATCTCGCCGCCTCCAGCTATCAAAGCAGCCTCGAACTGGCTGCCATCAAAGCTCTGCGGGCGCAGGATGACGAATCATCGGTGCCTGCCATCCTCACACGACTGCAACAACCGCACGAGCTGCGCGGACGCGATGCCAGCACCGCCTTCGAAACGCTCGCCTTCCTCGCACGTCGCCCAACGAATCCGAATCGCGATGCGGTGCGCGATTTCCTCGCCGAGAAACTCAGCGACCCACGCCGCGACTGGCGCGTGGCCGCCGCAAAGGCGCTCGGCACGTTGCGTGATCCGAAAGCGCTCGGCCTGCTCGATCTCTTGCTCGCCATCAGCGGCGGTGACCGCATCGATCCCGTGCGTGAGGCCTCTGCCAAGGCCGCGCAAGACATCCGCGCCGGCCTCGAAAGTCCCGCCGACCTCAAAAACCTCTGGGACCGCGTGCAGCAGCTCCAGAAGAAGGCCGAGGATCAGCAGAAGGAGATCGAAACGCTCAAAAAGAAGCCGCAAACCGCGAAGAAGTGA
- a CDS encoding DUF1501 domain-containing protein: protein MLTFSDHSQGSSRLQRRDFLRIGGLGLGGLGLSEMMALKALGASQKRLLKDKSVIFLFMHGGPSQFETFDPKMDAPSEIRSVTGEIRTKLPGVTFGGTFERLAKLADKFSIVRSFVTGDAIHDIKTIVGKDTLKANVGSLYSRIAGPLRKGSAMPTNVALFPQAISSAAGPVIKKFGDFTSSGEFGATYQPFVPGAGSGAQADMTLSLPQGRLDDRRTLLTSLDQWKRRMDASEAVGGMSEFQSLAFDVLRRGVSDAFDLSKEDPRLIERYDTSKLLPKDRISTQWNNREHYADNAATLGKLLLMARRLCEHGCGFVTVTTSFVWDMHADNNNAPCRTGMDYVGRPFDHAVSALIEDIEARGLSEKIMLVCCGEMGRSPKLNAKGGRDHWGGLAPLMIYGGGLKMGQVIGQSARNGGEPASEPITIPDLIATIMHTLVDLGEARITDGLPPSLLNVLTRGEPIRGLV, encoded by the coding sequence ATGCTCACTTTTTCCGACCACAGCCAGGGATCATCACGCCTTCAGCGGCGTGATTTTCTGCGCATTGGCGGGCTGGGGCTGGGTGGGCTTGGTTTGAGTGAAATGATGGCTCTCAAGGCCCTTGGAGCTTCACAGAAGCGGCTGCTCAAGGACAAGTCGGTGATCTTCCTGTTCATGCACGGCGGCCCGTCGCAGTTCGAGACGTTTGATCCGAAGATGGATGCGCCGTCGGAGATCCGCAGTGTGACGGGCGAGATCAGGACGAAGCTCCCCGGCGTCACGTTTGGCGGCACGTTTGAGCGGCTGGCGAAGCTGGCGGACAAGTTCAGCATCGTGCGCTCCTTCGTCACGGGCGATGCGATTCACGACATCAAGACCATCGTCGGCAAAGACACGCTGAAGGCGAATGTGGGCTCGCTCTACTCGCGCATCGCCGGGCCGCTGCGGAAAGGCAGCGCGATGCCGACGAACGTGGCGTTGTTTCCGCAGGCCATTTCATCGGCCGCAGGGCCGGTGATCAAGAAATTCGGCGATTTCACCTCCAGCGGCGAGTTTGGAGCCACCTACCAGCCCTTCGTGCCCGGCGCAGGCAGCGGCGCGCAGGCGGACATGACGTTGAGCCTGCCGCAAGGCCGGCTCGATGATCGTCGCACACTCCTGACCTCGTTGGATCAATGGAAACGCCGCATGGATGCCAGCGAGGCGGTCGGCGGCATGTCGGAGTTTCAATCACTCGCCTTCGATGTGCTGCGTCGTGGCGTATCGGACGCGTTTGATCTCTCCAAGGAAGATCCGCGCCTCATCGAGCGCTACGACACTTCCAAACTGCTGCCGAAGGACCGCATCAGCACGCAGTGGAACAACCGCGAGCACTACGCTGACAACGCCGCCACCCTCGGCAAGCTGCTGCTCATGGCCCGCCGCCTGTGCGAGCACGGCTGCGGCTTTGTCACCGTCACCACGAGCTTTGTGTGGGACATGCACGCCGACAACAACAACGCCCCTTGCCGCACTGGCATGGACTATGTTGGCCGTCCGTTCGATCACGCCGTCTCCGCCTTGATCGAGGACATCGAAGCACGCGGATTGAGCGAAAAGATCATGCTCGTCTGCTGCGGCGAGATGGGGCGCTCGCCGAAACTCAACGCGAAAGGCGGTCGCGATCACTGGGGTGGTCTCGCTCCGCTCATGATCTACGGCGGAGGCCTCAAAATGGGCCAGGTCATCGGTCAGTCGGCCCGCAATGGTGGTGAGCCTGCCTCCGAGCCGATCACGATTCCTGATTTGATTGCCACCATCATGCACACGCTGGTCGATCTCGGTGAAGCCCGCATCACGGACGGCCTGCCACCGAGTTTGCTCAACGTGTTGACCCGTGGCGAACCGATTCGAGGTCTGGTGTGA
- a CDS encoding sulfatase: MTRYFALFLLLGGFAFAQSKPDVLFIAVDDLNDWVSYLGGHPQTKTPNIDRLVARGTAFTNSHCAAPACNPSRAALMSGLRPWQTGVYTNNDPAQGVLKDVNTINRHFLANGYNTRGGGKIYHGYGSEGRTDSWTEWAGLFPSIKEHEENMNGLNRGHFDWGPVEGKPADMGDYKLTDWAINHLKTAPTDKPLFLGVGYVKPHLPWYVPQEYFDRFPLADIKLPVTKENDLDDVPAAGKRMAGAEGDHASVLKGDQWKKAVQAYLATISFLDDQVGRLLDGLDQSPRKDKTIIVWWTDHGWHLGEKEHWRKFALWEKATRTSMAIVAPGVSKPGSKTDAPVDYTNLYPTLCELTGLPLPDHVKGASLMPLLKDPAAKWNDVAVCTHGKGNHAVRDAQWRYIRYADGSEELYDHSKDPYEWTNLAGEVGMSDLKAKLGAVLPKEEVKPTSGEAKKKEGKGKKKKAEE, from the coding sequence ATGACTCGCTATTTCGCTCTTTTCCTGCTGCTTGGCGGCTTTGCCTTCGCTCAATCGAAGCCCGACGTTCTTTTCATCGCCGTTGATGATTTGAATGATTGGGTCAGCTACCTCGGTGGTCATCCGCAGACGAAGACGCCGAACATCGACCGCCTCGTGGCACGCGGCACGGCCTTCACAAATTCACATTGCGCCGCGCCGGCCTGCAATCCCTCGCGTGCGGCTTTGATGAGCGGCCTGCGTCCCTGGCAGACGGGTGTTTACACCAACAACGATCCAGCGCAGGGCGTGCTGAAAGACGTGAACACGATCAACCGCCATTTCCTCGCCAACGGCTACAACACACGCGGCGGCGGCAAGATTTATCATGGTTACGGCAGCGAAGGCCGCACAGATTCCTGGACCGAGTGGGCCGGGCTGTTCCCCAGCATCAAAGAACACGAGGAAAACATGAACGGCCTCAACCGCGGCCACTTCGACTGGGGTCCGGTGGAAGGTAAGCCCGCCGACATGGGTGACTACAAACTGACCGACTGGGCGATCAACCACCTCAAGACCGCGCCAACCGACAAACCACTCTTCCTCGGCGTCGGTTACGTGAAGCCGCACCTGCCCTGGTATGTGCCGCAAGAGTATTTCGACCGCTTCCCGCTGGCCGACATCAAGCTGCCCGTCACCAAGGAAAACGATCTCGATGATGTGCCTGCGGCTGGCAAAAGGATGGCTGGTGCCGAAGGCGATCACGCTTCTGTGCTCAAAGGTGACCAGTGGAAGAAGGCGGTGCAGGCCTACCTCGCCACGATCTCCTTCTTGGACGACCAAGTCGGCCGCCTGCTCGACGGCCTCGATCAAAGCCCGCGCAAGGACAAGACCATCATCGTGTGGTGGACCGATCACGGCTGGCATCTCGGTGAGAAGGAGCATTGGCGCAAATTCGCCCTCTGGGAGAAGGCCACACGCACCAGCATGGCCATCGTGGCTCCCGGCGTGTCAAAACCCGGCAGCAAGACCGATGCGCCCGTCGATTACACCAACCTCTACCCGACTCTCTGCGAACTCACCGGCCTGCCGCTGCCTGATCATGTCAAAGGAGCGAGCCTGATGCCGCTGCTCAAAGATCCCGCCGCGAAGTGGAATGACGTGGCTGTCTGCACGCATGGCAAGGGCAACCACGCCGTGCGCGACGCCCAATGGCGCTACATCCGCTACGCCGACGGCAGCGAGGAGCTCTACGATCACAGCAAAGACCCGTATGAATGGACGAACCTCGCCGGTGAAGTCGGCATGAGTGACCTCAAGGCGAAACTCGGCGCAGTCCTGCCCAAGGAAGAAGTCAAACCGACCTCCGGCGAGGCAAAAAAGAAGGAAGGCAAAGGGAAGAAGAAAAAAGCGGAGGAGTGA
- a CDS encoding amidophosphoribosyltransferase, with amino-acid sequence MSDPIRHECGIAVVRLKKPLGYFYQKYGNALYGFDALQALMTKQRNRGQDGIGIGCSKLGMPPGLPYMFRVRSTESVERIGQVFEDERKEYKRIARRIDKQRKDERDQEGKEFISFEDDPEAIKREFEMAGEIYIGHLRYGTSGDFGKGALHPYMRRTTWPTRTLMVMGNFNLTNTRELNEIMMKRGQHPVFGTDTQSVLEEIGFQLDEAHTKLYHVLRDSGMPGQDIPARISAELDVTAVVKESAKRWDGGYSIVGVIGNGDLFAMRDPSGIRPCHYYENDEIFAIASERVALMSVFGIGEDDTREIPPAHVAVIKADGSMSIQKFTEPRVFKPCSFECIYFSRGNDSAIYRQRKALGEQLVPQVVKAIDNDFEHTVLSFIPNTAETAYFGFLDGLRKSRRVVVKEALMDMLKRGELDEAKLDDLVLRNWPRAEKIALKDIKMRTFIAQETGRDALVSGSYDITYGVVTPQDNLVVIDDSIVRGTTLKKSLLRILARTNPRRIIVCSTAPQIRYPDCYGIDMAELGKFIAFQAAISLLRSRGMSHVVRDTYLACKAELKKPKEEMRNAVKAIYAPFTDDEISAKIAQMISPEETPWHGTVEVIYQNIPNLHRALGSEYGDWYFSGDYPTPGGYSVVNQSFILYCEAKDGRAHEALL; translated from the coding sequence ATGAGCGACCCAATCCGACACGAGTGCGGCATAGCAGTGGTGCGGCTGAAAAAGCCGCTTGGATACTTCTATCAAAAATACGGCAATGCTCTCTATGGGTTCGACGCTCTGCAGGCGCTCATGACCAAACAACGCAACCGTGGCCAGGACGGCATTGGCATTGGCTGCAGCAAGCTCGGCATGCCCCCCGGCCTGCCCTACATGTTCCGCGTCCGCAGCACGGAGAGCGTGGAGCGGATCGGCCAGGTTTTTGAAGATGAGCGCAAAGAATACAAGCGCATCGCCCGCCGCATCGACAAGCAGCGCAAAGACGAGCGTGACCAGGAGGGAAAGGAGTTCATCTCTTTTGAAGACGATCCCGAGGCCATCAAGCGCGAGTTCGAGATGGCGGGGGAGATTTACATCGGGCACCTGCGCTATGGCACCAGCGGTGATTTTGGCAAAGGCGCGCTGCATCCCTACATGCGCCGCACCACCTGGCCCACGCGCACTTTGATGGTGATGGGGAACTTCAACCTCACCAACACCCGCGAGCTTAACGAGATCATGATGAAGCGCGGGCAGCATCCCGTCTTTGGAACTGACACGCAGAGCGTGCTCGAAGAAATCGGCTTCCAGCTCGACGAGGCGCACACCAAGCTCTATCACGTCCTGCGTGACTCCGGGATGCCGGGACAGGACATCCCCGCGCGCATCAGCGCGGAGCTTGATGTGACGGCGGTCGTCAAAGAATCCGCCAAGCGCTGGGATGGCGGCTACAGCATCGTCGGCGTCATCGGCAACGGTGATCTCTTCGCCATGCGCGACCCCAGCGGCATCCGTCCCTGCCACTACTACGAGAACGATGAAATTTTCGCCATCGCCTCCGAACGTGTCGCGCTGATGTCCGTGTTCGGCATCGGGGAAGACGACACTCGCGAAATTCCGCCCGCGCATGTCGCCGTGATCAAGGCCGACGGCAGCATGAGCATCCAGAAGTTCACGGAGCCGCGCGTGTTCAAGCCCTGCTCCTTCGAGTGCATTTATTTCTCACGTGGCAACGACTCCGCCATCTACCGCCAGCGCAAGGCCCTTGGCGAGCAGCTCGTGCCGCAGGTCGTGAAGGCCATCGACAACGACTTCGAGCACACGGTGCTCAGCTTCATTCCGAACACCGCTGAGACCGCCTATTTCGGCTTCCTTGACGGTTTGCGCAAAAGCCGTCGCGTCGTCGTCAAAGAAGCGCTCATGGACATGCTCAAACGTGGGGAACTCGACGAGGCCAAACTCGACGATCTCGTGCTGCGCAACTGGCCGCGGGCCGAAAAAATCGCGCTCAAAGACATCAAGATGCGCACCTTCATCGCCCAGGAGACCGGGCGTGACGCGCTCGTCTCCGGCAGCTACGACATCACCTACGGCGTCGTCACGCCCCAGGACAATCTCGTTGTCATCGACGACTCCATCGTGCGTGGCACCACCTTGAAGAAAAGTCTGCTGCGCATCCTCGCGCGCACCAATCCGCGCCGCATCATCGTCTGCTCCACCGCCCCGCAGATCCGCTATCCCGACTGCTACGGCATCGACATGGCCGAACTCGGCAAATTCATCGCCTTCCAGGCCGCCATCAGCCTGCTGCGCTCACGCGGCATGTCCCATGTTGTGCGCGACACCTACCTTGCCTGCAAGGCCGAGCTGAAAAAGCCGAAGGAAGAAATGCGCAACGCCGTGAAGGCCATCTACGCCCCGTTCACCGACGATGAAATCTCCGCCAAGATAGCCCAGATGATCAGCCCCGAGGAAACGCCTTGGCACGGCACCGTCGAGGTCATCTATCAAAACATCCCAAACCTGCACCGAGCCTTGGGCTCCGAGTATGGCGATTGGTATTTCAGCGGTGATTACCCGACACCCGGCGGTTACTCCGTCGTGAACCAGTCCTTCATCCTCTACTGTGAGGCCAAGGATGGCCGTGCGCACGAGGCGCTGTTGTAA
- a CDS encoding SAM-dependent methyltransferase: protein MHLFLTDPDTSSFLADELRRAAPDSSLREIEGLGIAADVNLDGLLLAFARQTLPDAIEVQAVSINAWADRIIDAVAGVFPDDQPWRLHLWPQYGEGKAGRHRCELILASLMERLKKRRRHLLRSLIDSEAVFDAQTSLAQCVLTSPETGWLSATSAPRAYALRSLISSFPRGEVPLADDKSAPSRAFTKLVEAEQRLGRRIERGETCVDLGASPGSWSYVALHRGAHVIAVDRSELREDLMRNPRLRFEAADAFKYQPPQTVDWLVCDVIAAPQRSIDLLLEWLSEKRMRNFIVTIKFKGHDEYSLLDMLKRDAPPLCAEFHLTLLCANKNEVCAFGVA from the coding sequence GTGCACCTCTTCCTCACTGATCCCGACACGTCTTCGTTCCTCGCGGATGAACTGCGTCGTGCCGCCCCAGATTCGAGTTTGCGTGAGATTGAGGGGCTCGGCATCGCCGCAGATGTGAATCTCGACGGCCTGTTGCTCGCCTTCGCACGGCAAACGCTGCCCGATGCCATCGAAGTCCAGGCGGTTTCGATCAACGCGTGGGCAGATCGTATCATCGACGCCGTCGCCGGAGTGTTTCCCGACGACCAACCGTGGCGTCTCCATCTCTGGCCGCAGTATGGCGAAGGCAAAGCGGGCCGGCACCGCTGCGAATTGATCCTCGCCAGCCTCATGGAGCGTTTGAAAAAACGCCGCAGGCATCTGCTGCGTTCCTTGATCGACTCCGAGGCCGTTTTCGACGCGCAAACCTCCCTCGCGCAGTGTGTCCTCACCTCTCCCGAAACCGGCTGGCTCTCTGCAACATCCGCGCCGCGTGCTTATGCTCTGCGCAGTTTGATTTCGAGTTTCCCACGCGGCGAAGTGCCCCTCGCTGACGACAAAAGCGCTCCGTCACGTGCTTTCACCAAGCTCGTCGAGGCTGAACAGCGTCTAGGACGGCGCATCGAGCGCGGTGAAACCTGCGTTGATCTCGGTGCCTCGCCGGGAAGCTGGAGCTATGTCGCTTTGCATCGTGGCGCTCACGTCATCGCGGTGGACCGCTCCGAATTGCGCGAGGACTTGATGCGCAACCCGCGCCTGCGCTTCGAGGCCGCTGACGCCTTCAAATACCAGCCGCCTCAGACCGTGGACTGGCTTGTGTGCGATGTCATTGCCGCCCCGCAGCGCAGCATCGACCTCCTGCTCGAATGGTTGAGTGAGAAGCGCATGCGCAACTTCATCGTGACGATCAAATTCAAGGGCCATGACGAGTATTCGCTGCTCGACATGCTCAAACGTGATGCGCCGCCGTTGTGCGCCGAATTTCACCTCACGCTGCTGTGCGCGAACAAGAACGAGGTGTGTGCGTTCGGAGTGGCATAG